From Spirosoma aerolatum, one genomic window encodes:
- a CDS encoding LytR/AlgR family response regulator transcription factor, producing the protein MIRAIALDDEPPALRILSHFCQQVSFIDLSNTFTRTDEALRHLNQFQTDLLFLDINMPSISGIDFYREISPTSASSQPPMVIFTTAYAEHAVDGFTLNAVDYLLKPFTFERFLQAANKAADFYRWQQRDDSSSNSYLYVRADYTLHKLALADILLIEGLDDYLKIHLDPNSPNGPHPIVTRMTMKAMQERLANSNFVRVHRSYIVPLNRIEAVRHKTLFIADREVPIGASYESDFIHRFGK; encoded by the coding sequence ATGATCCGCGCCATTGCTTTAGACGACGAGCCACCTGCTCTACGGATACTCAGTCACTTTTGCCAGCAGGTCAGTTTCATTGATTTATCAAACACATTTACGCGAACCGATGAAGCCCTGCGCCACTTGAACCAGTTTCAAACCGATCTGCTGTTTCTGGACATCAACATGCCATCGATATCCGGTATTGACTTCTACAGGGAGATTAGCCCAACGTCTGCTTCGTCGCAGCCACCGATGGTCATTTTTACAACGGCCTATGCCGAGCATGCCGTTGACGGGTTTACGCTTAATGCCGTGGATTATTTACTTAAACCGTTCACGTTTGAGCGCTTTCTACAGGCAGCCAATAAAGCAGCGGACTTTTATCGCTGGCAGCAACGGGACGATTCGTCATCAAATTCCTATTTGTACGTTCGGGCCGATTATACACTTCACAAACTAGCCTTAGCCGATATTCTGCTTATCGAAGGACTGGACGATTACCTGAAAATTCATCTTGACCCCAACAGTCCGAATGGCCCCCACCCCATCGTTACCCGAATGACGATGAAAGCTATGCAGGAACGTCTGGCCAATTCCAACTTCGTGCGTGTGCATCGGTCATATATTGTGCCCCTAAATCGTATCGAAGCAGTTCGCCATAAAACCCTCTTCATTGCCGATCGGGAAGTTCCGATTGGAGCCAGTTACGAATCTGATTTTATACATCGATTCGGGAAGTAA
- a CDS encoding sensor histidine kinase, translating into MNKRILTSILHILGGLIFLALPYLFAEDGFARLADLPYDSHERRNILSYLLTIAFFYTNYYVLIPRFFFRKQYGQYVLTALVCFLLIESVLVIVNRQGVSPPPAGQYNPYNHYPPPHPMGDQPPIPPFPAPKSHFSTQTPRRPGPSELTQTFFLSLAGFLMAIVIRVNIRWQQTEREKIQTELCYLKAQINPHFLFNTLNSIYSLAIVESPQTADAIVKLSSFLRYIIQESQKDQVLLQNELAYIDQYIALQKLRLGDTVYIDFSVEGRANGKQIVPLLLISFIENAFKYGVSPEEYSTITVAITIHDSELTCHVYNKKVRVFQPTAVASGIGLSNTKSRLQLLYPNRHQLVIHDTSTTFTVDLSLTLA; encoded by the coding sequence ATGAATAAGCGGATTTTGACCAGTATTCTTCATATCCTTGGCGGCCTCATCTTTCTGGCACTCCCCTATCTGTTTGCCGAAGATGGGTTTGCCAGGCTGGCCGATCTGCCCTACGATTCGCACGAACGGCGTAACATCCTTTCTTACCTGCTGACTATAGCTTTTTTTTATACGAATTATTATGTACTTATTCCCCGGTTTTTCTTCCGTAAACAGTATGGGCAGTATGTTCTGACGGCGCTAGTCTGTTTCTTACTCATTGAAAGTGTACTGGTGATTGTAAACCGACAGGGAGTTAGCCCTCCCCCTGCTGGTCAATATAATCCCTATAACCACTATCCACCCCCTCACCCGATGGGAGATCAACCACCTATACCCCCATTTCCCGCGCCTAAATCTCATTTCTCGACTCAAACACCCAGACGCCCAGGCCCTTCGGAATTGACTCAAACGTTTTTCTTATCCCTGGCGGGGTTTCTGATGGCGATTGTGATTCGGGTGAATATACGCTGGCAACAAACCGAACGCGAAAAAATTCAGACGGAACTCTGCTACCTGAAAGCCCAGATTAATCCGCATTTTTTGTTCAACACGCTCAACAGCATTTATTCGCTGGCCATTGTTGAGTCCCCCCAAACAGCGGATGCCATCGTAAAACTATCCTCGTTCCTGCGCTATATAATTCAGGAATCGCAGAAAGATCAGGTTTTGTTGCAAAATGAACTAGCCTATATTGATCAATATATCGCTCTGCAAAAATTACGACTGGGCGATACAGTTTATATCGACTTTAGCGTGGAAGGGAGAGCCAATGGCAAACAAATCGTTCCCCTTCTACTGATCTCGTTCATCGAAAATGCCTTCAAATATGGCGTTAGCCCTGAAGAATATTCGACCATCACCGTTGCGATTACCATTCATGATTCTGAACTGACCTGCCACGTTTACAATAAAAAAGTCAGGGTTTTCCAGCCCACAGCCGTTGCCAGCGGCATTGGCCTGTCAAATACAAAGTCCCGTTTGCAGCTGCTCTATCCCAACCGTCACCAGCTCGTTATCCACGACACATCCACTACCTTTACCGTCGATTTATCTCTGACACTAGCATGA
- a CDS encoding class I SAM-dependent methyltransferase: MRALREKQFERQLKHVREFSFTSDWTSSNYNNWETWFVPYRGQPNLRILEIGSFEGRSAVWFLENVLTHPSAQLVCVDPMPWPVNPPRPRFIHNIQLTGKASQVTLLQERSEIALTQLPHASFDIIYIDGAHDAINVLADGMYSWELLKVGGLMLFDDYLWEPDKPEYSRCHRAIDLLIKHFGDRKTLMHQGYQVLIRKEAE, translated from the coding sequence TTGCGTGCTCTTCGTGAGAAACAATTTGAACGACAGCTCAAGCACGTACGTGAGTTTAGCTTTACATCCGATTGGACTAGTTCTAACTACAATAACTGGGAAACCTGGTTTGTACCGTATCGCGGTCAGCCTAATCTGCGGATACTTGAAATTGGTAGTTTTGAAGGCCGCTCGGCCGTATGGTTTCTGGAAAATGTATTGACCCATCCTAGTGCTCAGCTTGTTTGTGTTGATCCAATGCCCTGGCCAGTTAATCCGCCCCGCCCCCGGTTTATACACAATATTCAATTGACGGGCAAAGCATCGCAGGTGACGCTCCTCCAGGAACGTTCAGAAATTGCCCTAACGCAACTACCGCATGCGAGCTTCGACATCATTTACATCGACGGAGCTCACGATGCGATTAATGTATTGGCTGATGGAATGTATAGTTGGGAGTTACTCAAAGTTGGAGGGCTGATGCTGTTTGACGACTATCTGTGGGAGCCTGATAAGCCTGAATACAGCCGCTGCCATCGAGCTATCGATTTATTAATCAAGCACTTCGGCGATCGGAAAACCTTGATGCATCAGGGGTATCAGGTGTTGATTCGGAAAGAGGCAGAGTAA
- a CDS encoding TatD family hydrolase: MMLIDTHAHIYDSQFVDDQESMLLKAESQQISQIWMPNCAHETIAGMMDLADRFPDRCLPMMGLHPAYVNETVDAELATVQDQLNRHAFMAIGEIGLDFYWDMSFVNQQFMAFETQLRWAAAQQLPVSMHTRSGHDRNAFAEAADLIEKLALPGLTGVFHCFVGTLDEARRAIELGFKLGIGGVATFKNGGLDKVLPHVGLEHLVLETDAPYLAPVPYRGKRNEPAYIRLIAQRVADIKQVSIEDVARHTTANALGLLPALYANLLPE, translated from the coding sequence ATGATGCTCATTGACACTCACGCTCATATATACGATTCACAATTTGTAGACGACCAGGAGTCGATGCTACTTAAAGCTGAATCTCAACAGATTAGCCAGATCTGGATGCCGAATTGCGCCCACGAAACGATAGCAGGTATGATGGACCTTGCCGATCGGTTTCCTGATCGTTGTCTGCCTATGATGGGCTTACATCCAGCGTATGTCAATGAGACAGTAGACGCCGAACTAGCCACCGTACAAGATCAACTCAATCGCCATGCATTTATGGCCATTGGTGAGATCGGCCTTGACTTTTATTGGGATATGTCATTTGTCAATCAGCAGTTCATGGCGTTTGAAACGCAACTGCGCTGGGCGGCAGCTCAACAACTACCTGTTTCGATGCATACCCGGTCGGGGCATGATCGGAACGCATTTGCCGAAGCGGCTGATCTGATCGAAAAACTGGCTTTGCCCGGATTGACAGGAGTCTTTCATTGTTTCGTTGGGACACTTGACGAGGCCAGACGCGCCATTGAACTTGGGTTTAAGCTAGGCATCGGGGGAGTAGCAACATTTAAAAATGGAGGACTTGATAAGGTATTGCCGCATGTAGGTTTAGAACACCTGGTTCTGGAAACCGATGCGCCCTATTTAGCCCCCGTTCCGTATCGGGGAAAACGAAACGAACCCGCTTATATTCGGCTGATTGCGCAGCGTGTGGCCGATATTAAGCAAGTCAGCATTGAGGATGTTGCACGGCATACGACCGCCAATGCGCTGGGATTACTGCCTGCCCTTTATGCGAATTTGTTGCCAGAATAA
- a CDS encoding dioxygenase family protein, with protein sequence MERKEFLKRGFGSLLGIATVVPLVGGCSKTEIDPTTTTGTTTSTGSTNGSSSSNCSVTPSETEGPFPTKSPANFVRKDIRDDRTGVAFTVNITIKNASSSCVALAGALVDIWHCDKDGYYSEYGGTGMQSVNFTTVDFLRGRQTTDANGLVSFTSIFPGWYSGRAPHIHVHIYNSSGKSLLVTQIAFPYDITNTVYTTAQSYGYTKGGQDTKNENDNVFSDGFTTELATVSGSISGGYTLTHTIVVNA encoded by the coding sequence ATGGAACGTAAAGAATTTTTGAAACGAGGTTTCGGAAGCCTGTTAGGCATAGCCACTGTTGTACCGCTGGTTGGTGGATGTTCTAAAACGGAAATTGACCCAACAACCACTACCGGAACGACGACCTCAACCGGATCGACGAATGGTAGTTCGAGCAGCAACTGTTCAGTAACACCATCCGAAACCGAAGGCCCATTTCCCACCAAAAGCCCGGCCAATTTTGTCCGCAAGGATATTCGTGATGACCGCACCGGTGTGGCCTTCACGGTCAATATTACCATCAAAAATGCCAGCAGTAGTTGTGTAGCTTTAGCCGGGGCTTTGGTCGATATCTGGCATTGCGATAAAGATGGCTATTACTCAGAATATGGTGGTACGGGCATGCAAAGCGTGAATTTTACGACGGTCGATTTCTTACGGGGTCGCCAGACAACCGATGCCAATGGGCTGGTTTCGTTCACCTCAATTTTTCCAGGCTGGTATTCAGGTCGTGCACCGCATATTCATGTCCACATTTACAACTCGTCGGGTAAGTCGTTGCTGGTGACTCAGATTGCTTTCCCATACGATATCACAAACACCGTTTATACAACGGCTCAGTCGTATGGCTATACGAAGGGGGGTCAGGATACCAAGAACGAAAACGACAATGTATTTAGCGATGGTTTCACCACTGAACTAGCTACTGTATCTGGTAGTATTTCGGGGGGATACACATTAACCCATACCATCGTAGTAAACGCGTAA
- a CDS encoding lysylphosphatidylglycerol synthase domain-containing protein, translated as MSLKPDKKIVFFAKLIVLGGLVAYIGYVLRQQPFDWRTVQTQFKTVRHPAWWLAGLVLLMPVNWGLEALKWYILLQRVERASYWAAFQGVLAGVALSFALPAQLGDTAGRVLSLRSGGRGAAIGASLVSGGMQFYVALVAGAIAWAYHLNVVVDRNTTAARWLLLLLLSLTVGGVFLGLVRQRLVRWLSSRQGIDRWASYWNVAGFYSDREISWALTAAALRYCLFSVQFYLAMEAVGIQLPFAVSASGIGLVFLVKTLTPAFNLLSDLGVREAASLWVFAPFRLPAAVLLTATLLLWLSNILIPVLVGLIWVWKLRIRRP; from the coding sequence TTGTCGCTGAAACCCGATAAAAAAATCGTCTTTTTTGCTAAACTAATCGTCTTAGGAGGGCTGGTTGCTTATATCGGCTATGTATTGAGGCAGCAGCCCTTTGATTGGCGCACCGTTCAGACGCAATTTAAAACGGTTCGTCATCCCGCGTGGTGGCTGGCTGGCCTTGTGTTGCTGATGCCCGTAAACTGGGGACTGGAAGCATTAAAATGGTATATCTTGCTGCAACGTGTTGAACGTGCATCGTATTGGGCTGCTTTTCAGGGCGTACTGGCTGGGGTAGCGTTGAGCTTTGCGCTACCTGCTCAACTGGGTGATACCGCCGGGCGGGTATTATCGTTACGCTCGGGTGGGCGCGGGGCGGCCATTGGCGCATCGCTCGTATCGGGTGGTATGCAGTTTTACGTGGCGTTGGTAGCCGGTGCTATTGCCTGGGCCTACCATTTGAACGTTGTGGTGGACCGGAATACGACGGCTGCCCGGTGGCTTTTACTGCTGCTGCTAAGTTTAACCGTTGGCGGTGTGTTCCTGGGCTTAGTACGGCAGAGGCTGGTAAGATGGCTGTCGAGTCGACAAGGGATTGACCGTTGGGCGAGTTACTGGAATGTGGCTGGCTTTTATTCCGACCGGGAAATTAGCTGGGCGCTTACGGCTGCTGCCTTGCGATATTGTCTGTTCTCGGTACAATTTTACCTGGCTATGGAGGCAGTAGGCATACAATTGCCCTTTGCTGTTTCAGCATCGGGCATTGGGCTTGTCTTTCTGGTAAAAACCCTAACTCCGGCGTTCAATTTGCTGAGCGATCTTGGCGTTCGGGAAGCGGCTTCCCTGTGGGTATTTGCCCCATTCAGGCTTCCGGCTGCCGTACTTCTTACAGCCACACTACTACTCTGGTTGTCCAATATACTGATACCTGTTCTCGTTGGTTTAATTTGGGTCTGGAAACTAAGAATACGTCGGCCGTAA
- a CDS encoding glycosyltransferase — protein sequence MTAFLLICSGLYALFTLTLWVVWLRMPIRDETMYRSDGPLITVIVPVRNEADSIFQLLTDLNQQSYRQFEVIIADDASTDNTAGIVQAYIRTATYPLRLLLLKDERTASPKKRAISQSIAIAEGKLIVTTDGDCRVTKNWLAAIADFYGKTGARLISGPVTFTSERSVAESLQTVEFASLIGSGACTMALRFPTMCNGANLCYEKNAFTEVGGFAGVDHLASGDDEFLMHKIAARFPDSVQFLKSIEAIVQTKPHRTIRGFYNQRRRWASKWQAYQSYLPSALAVFVFLSNAAPIIAVLGWLGNYWNGSFTVLTVGLKMIPEFVFLRQVLVFLQKRKTVVAIPLTQLLYPFYVLFFGLAAQSRGYIWKDRKLK from the coding sequence ATGACTGCCTTCTTATTGATCTGTAGTGGTTTGTATGCCCTCTTTACATTGACACTCTGGGTCGTCTGGCTACGCATGCCGATCAGGGATGAAACTATGTATAGGTCTGATGGGCCGTTGATAACTGTAATCGTGCCTGTGCGTAACGAAGCCGATTCCATTTTCCAGTTATTAACCGATTTAAATCAGCAATCTTACCGACAATTTGAAGTGATCATTGCTGACGACGCATCGACCGACAATACAGCGGGCATTGTTCAGGCCTACATAAGAACGGCTACCTACCCCTTACGATTATTGTTGCTAAAGGATGAACGCACAGCATCACCTAAAAAGCGAGCTATTTCACAAAGTATTGCCATCGCCGAAGGTAAGCTAATCGTGACGACAGACGGGGATTGTCGGGTGACTAAGAACTGGCTGGCTGCCATAGCCGACTTCTATGGTAAAACAGGTGCCCGACTCATTTCTGGTCCTGTAACGTTTACGTCTGAACGTTCTGTGGCTGAGTCCTTGCAAACTGTTGAATTTGCGAGCCTGATCGGATCGGGAGCCTGTACAATGGCGCTTAGGTTTCCAACCATGTGCAACGGAGCGAATTTGTGCTATGAAAAGAACGCATTTACGGAAGTGGGGGGCTTTGCGGGAGTTGATCACCTGGCATCGGGCGACGATGAATTTCTGATGCATAAAATAGCAGCCCGCTTTCCCGATAGCGTACAATTTTTAAAAAGCATTGAAGCGATTGTACAGACTAAACCACACCGTACAATCCGGGGCTTTTATAATCAGCGCAGGCGATGGGCGAGCAAATGGCAGGCGTATCAAAGCTATTTGCCTTCAGCTTTAGCTGTGTTTGTTTTTCTTAGTAATGCGGCTCCGATTATTGCCGTACTAGGGTGGCTGGGCAATTACTGGAATGGTAGCTTTACGGTGCTTACGGTCGGATTAAAAATGATACCTGAGTTCGTATTTCTACGGCAAGTTCTCGTTTTCCTGCAAAAACGAAAGACAGTGGTGGCTATACCGCTCACGCAATTGTTGTATCCTTTCTACGTCTTGTTTTTCGGGCTGGCGGCTCAATCAAGAGGTTATATCTGGAAAGATCGTAAACTAAAATGA
- the ruvC gene encoding crossover junction endodeoxyribonuclease RuvC: protein MITTANSAIPSKQVTPASSPSEKIILGVDPGTQVAGYGIISVAGDNMTMIQYGVVQLSKYSTYQLKLQKLYETILRLIDEHHPDEMSIEDPFFGKNVQAMLKLGRAQGVVMAAALSRNIPIVEYAPRRIKQSITGNGNATKDQVAHMVGHLLNQKLDPQFFDATDALAIAVCHHFHANALPVVSNKKTKKGAWGAFVSENSNRIL from the coding sequence ATGATTACTACTGCCAATTCTGCTATCCCATCGAAACAAGTTACCCCAGCCTCTTCTCCTTCTGAGAAAATTATACTGGGTGTAGACCCTGGTACCCAAGTAGCTGGGTATGGCATTATTTCGGTAGCCGGAGACAACATGACCATGATTCAATATGGCGTGGTTCAACTGAGCAAATATAGCACCTACCAGCTGAAGCTCCAGAAGCTCTACGAAACCATTCTACGACTGATCGACGAACATCATCCCGATGAGATGTCCATCGAAGATCCGTTTTTTGGCAAGAACGTTCAGGCCATGCTTAAACTGGGTCGGGCGCAGGGTGTCGTGATGGCTGCGGCTCTCTCCCGCAATATCCCGATTGTCGAATATGCTCCCCGGCGAATTAAGCAATCGATAACGGGCAATGGAAATGCCACGAAAGATCAGGTTGCTCATATGGTTGGACACCTGTTGAACCAGAAACTAGACCCCCAGTTTTTCGACGCCACCGACGCACTTGCGATAGCAGTTTGTCATCACTTCCATGCCAATGCTCTGCCCGTTGTGTCGAATAAGAAAACGAAAAAGGGGGCCTGGGGCGCTTTTGTGAGCGAAAACTCGAATCGCATCCTGTAG
- a CDS encoding 4a-hydroxytetrahydrobiopterin dehydratase encodes MWQEQNNQLTRDFQFADFNEAFAFMTRVALIAEKMDHHPWWSNVYNQVSIKLSTHDAGDKVTEKDYKLAAAIDELLKAKEQKSE; translated from the coding sequence ATGTGGCAGGAACAAAATAACCAGCTAACCCGTGATTTTCAGTTTGCTGATTTTAATGAAGCATTCGCCTTCATGACCCGTGTGGCACTCATTGCCGAAAAAATGGACCACCATCCCTGGTGGTCAAACGTCTATAATCAGGTGTCTATTAAGCTATCAACCCATGATGCCGGTGATAAAGTGACGGAAAAAGATTATAAACTGGCTGCTGCGATTGATGAACTTTTAAAGGCGAAAGAGCAAAAGAGTGAATAA
- a CDS encoding asparaginase → MPYRIIQVNPIATTKSRTSVLVIYTGGTFGMVYEPQAGQLVPFDFERVLDRLPELNRLNFAISLLTMNEIIDSSNMKPAVWVELAQIIQDNYTTYDSFVILHGTDTMSFTASALSFMLEGLAKPVILTGAQLPIGVARSDARENFITALEIAAATEADRPIVPEVCVYFNSLLLRGNRSTKRESVQFNAFTSENYPNLANAGVSIDYNRPFISLYQPNQTLKIHTVLDPNVTILKLFPGITQAVVESIVNIPSLRGIVLETFGAGNAPTDTWFLNALKGAVDRGVLIFNVSQCEGGRVTQGQYQTSKHLLQIGVVSGADITTEAAITKLMVLLGREPRAGEEERLRLQTLLAQPISGEMSA, encoded by the coding sequence ATGCCTTATCGAATCATTCAGGTTAACCCAATAGCGACAACTAAGTCACGGACGTCGGTACTGGTCATATATACAGGCGGTACGTTTGGAATGGTGTATGAGCCACAGGCCGGGCAGCTCGTTCCGTTCGATTTTGAGCGAGTACTGGATCGACTCCCTGAACTAAACCGGCTCAACTTTGCCATTAGCCTGCTTACGATGAATGAGATTATTGACTCATCCAATATGAAACCCGCTGTATGGGTCGAGCTGGCGCAAATCATTCAGGATAATTATACTACATACGACAGCTTTGTCATCTTGCATGGTACGGATACCATGTCCTTTACGGCATCGGCACTGAGTTTTATGCTGGAAGGGCTAGCCAAGCCAGTAATTCTGACGGGAGCGCAGTTGCCAATAGGTGTGGCCCGAAGCGATGCGCGGGAAAATTTTATTACGGCTCTTGAAATTGCTGCGGCTACCGAAGCAGATCGACCCATTGTTCCTGAAGTGTGTGTCTATTTCAATTCGCTGCTGTTGCGAGGTAACCGTTCTACGAAGCGGGAGAGTGTTCAATTCAATGCATTTACATCCGAAAATTACCCTAATTTGGCCAATGCGGGGGTAAGTATTGACTACAATCGTCCCTTTATTAGCCTTTACCAACCTAACCAGACTTTAAAAATTCATACTGTACTTGACCCGAATGTAACCATCCTGAAACTCTTTCCGGGTATTACGCAGGCTGTGGTAGAGTCGATTGTAAATATCCCTAGCCTGCGGGGAATAGTTCTGGAAACGTTTGGGGCTGGCAATGCACCTACCGATACCTGGTTTCTGAATGCACTTAAGGGGGCTGTTGATCGCGGAGTACTGATATTCAATGTGTCGCAATGTGAAGGGGGACGTGTCACCCAGGGGCAATACCAAACTAGTAAACATTTATTGCAGATTGGAGTAGTGAGTGGGGCCGATATTACAACCGAAGCTGCTATAACCAAATTGATGGTTTTGCTGGGGCGAGAACCAAGAGCTGGAGAGGAGGAACGACTTCGATTGCAAACGTTACTGGCACAGCCGATTAGCGGAGAAATGAGCGCATAG
- the rsmI gene encoding 16S rRNA (cytidine(1402)-2'-O)-methyltransferase has product MKLYLVPTPIGNLDDITLRAIKILQSVDAILAEDTRTSGVLLKHLAISKPLHSYHIFNEHQTVQRLINQLKEGKTLALVSDAGTPGISDPGFLLVRECIKNDIPVECLPGPTAFVPALVNSGLPNDRFTFEGFLPHKKGRQTRLMELVEEERTMVFYESPHRLLKTLQQLAEVLGPDRPASVSRELTKLFEENRRGTLSELIAYFAQKTVKGEIVICIQGGEGRKGEKRRKERSSEVEDNEDDE; this is encoded by the coding sequence ATGAAACTGTACCTCGTGCCGACTCCCATCGGTAATTTAGACGATATTACCCTTCGGGCTATAAAGATTCTCCAGAGTGTCGATGCGATTCTGGCCGAAGATACGCGCACATCCGGTGTGTTGCTCAAACATCTGGCTATTAGTAAACCGCTTCATAGCTACCATATTTTCAATGAACACCAGACGGTCCAGCGTTTGATCAATCAATTGAAAGAAGGGAAAACACTTGCACTAGTTTCAGATGCCGGTACACCTGGTATTTCTGACCCCGGCTTTTTATTGGTTCGGGAGTGTATAAAAAACGATATTCCGGTTGAATGTCTGCCGGGCCCCACAGCCTTTGTGCCTGCCCTGGTAAACTCAGGTCTGCCAAACGACCGCTTTACGTTTGAAGGGTTTTTACCCCATAAGAAAGGACGACAGACGCGTCTGATGGAATTAGTCGAAGAAGAACGAACAATGGTCTTCTATGAGTCGCCCCATCGACTGCTTAAAACGCTTCAACAGTTGGCTGAGGTATTAGGCCCGGATCGACCTGCCAGTGTTTCGCGCGAACTCACAAAATTGTTTGAGGAAAACCGACGTGGCACATTGTCTGAACTTATTGCTTATTTTGCCCAAAAAACGGTAAAAGGTGAGATTGTTATTTGTATTCAGGGAGGAGAGGGGCGGAAGGGAGAGAAAAGACGAAAAGAGCGTTCGAGCGAAGTTGAGGACAATGAAGACGATGAATAA
- a CDS encoding polysaccharide deacetylase family protein yields the protein MLFLHKSNFLLRTVYPECWWRIGDETDPTIYLTFDDGPIPDVTEFVLEQLDKFSAQATFFCIGDNVRKHRDMLYKVLEAGHMVGNHTFNHLNGWRTDDAVYLENIQQCQTELGVETSLFRPPYGRIKKTQAAEVMEHYSIVMWDVLTGDFDRKLPADICLRKTIQYTKPGSIVVFHDSLKAWPTMRYVLPQVLAHFAERGFSFRAVPQPVYAGY from the coding sequence ATGCTTTTCCTGCATAAATCAAATTTTCTGCTCCGTACAGTCTACCCTGAGTGCTGGTGGCGGATTGGCGATGAAACCGACCCTACAATTTACCTGACATTCGACGATGGACCCATTCCTGATGTGACCGAATTTGTGCTTGAGCAACTGGATAAGTTCTCGGCACAGGCTACGTTTTTTTGCATCGGAGATAACGTGCGTAAGCATCGTGATATGCTTTATAAAGTGCTGGAAGCGGGTCATATGGTTGGTAATCATACATTTAACCACCTCAACGGCTGGCGAACCGACGATGCGGTCTATCTGGAAAATATCCAGCAATGCCAGACTGAGCTGGGTGTTGAAACGTCCTTATTTCGTCCGCCTTATGGCCGTATAAAAAAGACGCAGGCAGCCGAAGTAATGGAACACTATTCAATTGTCATGTGGGATGTGCTGACGGGTGATTTTGACCGTAAACTGCCTGCGGATATCTGCCTCCGAAAAACGATTCAGTACACAAAACCCGGCTCGATTGTTGTATTTCACGATAGTCTGAAAGCCTGGCCAACTATGCGCTATGTGTTGCCCCAGGTTCTGGCTCATTTTGCCGAACGAGGCTTTTCATTCCGGGCAGTTCCCCAACCTGTTTATGCTGGATATTGA
- a CDS encoding glycosyltransferase, with product MLDIDQPRFENPTVSILIAARNEESTILACLKAIDELDKPTGEVEVLIGNDQSTDRTGELVAEFIQKRPSFKLLPIAASNSSLRGKVNVLAQLANYSRGQYLFFTDADTQLPKSWLQAMIQHMVGQTGIVTGVTLPDGLTAFHKVQGLDWLYNLALAHLLSGFGIPVTAMGNNMLVSRRAYDAVGGYTSLPFSITEDYALFQAIVQRGFGFQNVLNEQVLAHTKPVDSWLAWLQQRKRWMRGAMNLPAWIVAALYCQYLTLPMLLFISIVSPKVAAALYGVRFLIQSVVLSIGLSRLRQTKLARYALLFEIYQLIMGPLAVIYYWLPTKIDWKGRKY from the coding sequence ATGCTGGATATTGACCAGCCACGTTTCGAGAACCCAACAGTGAGTATTCTGATTGCCGCACGCAATGAAGAATCGACAATACTTGCTTGTTTGAAAGCCATTGATGAACTGGACAAACCAACAGGTGAAGTCGAAGTACTGATCGGGAATGATCAATCGACAGATCGCACTGGAGAACTTGTAGCCGAATTCATTCAGAAACGCCCCTCGTTTAAACTGCTACCGATTGCTGCATCAAATTCCAGCTTACGGGGTAAAGTAAATGTGCTGGCACAACTAGCGAATTATTCTAGAGGTCAGTACCTGTTTTTTACGGATGCCGACACACAACTGCCCAAGAGTTGGTTACAGGCTATGATCCAGCATATGGTCGGCCAAACGGGCATCGTTACAGGTGTTACGTTGCCAGATGGACTTACTGCTTTTCACAAAGTCCAGGGCCTCGACTGGTTATATAATCTGGCATTGGCTCATTTGCTGTCGGGTTTTGGTATTCCTGTCACAGCCATGGGAAATAATATGCTGGTGAGTCGCCGGGCGTATGATGCAGTTGGTGGGTATACGTCCCTGCCTTTCTCAATAACTGAAGATTACGCCTTATTTCAGGCAATTGTACAGCGTGGATTTGGGTTTCAGAATGTATTGAATGAACAGGTACTGGCTCATACAAAACCCGTCGATTCGTGGCTTGCCTGGTTGCAGCAACGGAAACGTTGGATGCGTGGGGCAATGAATTTACCAGCCTGGATCGTAGCTGCACTCTATTGCCAATACCTTACTTTACCAATGCTTCTGTTCATAAGCATTGTATCTCCTAAAGTAGCTGCAGCTTTGTATGGTGTTCGTTTCTTGATTCAATCTGTCGTACTTTCTATTGGGTTAAGTCGACTCCGGCAAACCAAGTTGGCGCGGTATGCGTTGCTTTTTGAAATCTATCAACTCATAATGGGGCCACTAGCCGTTATCTACTACTGGCTTCCAACTAAAATCGACTGGAAAGGACGAAAATATTAG